In Zymoseptoria tritici IPO323 chromosome 7, whole genome shotgun sequence, a single genomic region encodes these proteins:
- a CDS encoding uncharacterized protein (No reliable hits with protein databases, neither with hypothetical (not significant). Probable M graminicola specific protein (novel gene). unknown function.), producing the protein MLSNYLTLLAGAAALTNAISVPDLKHNYFNVTDCSFGCTSGCYYAFNVTIVGSEQNHPAVDIITECRGNTTATSYIDCTFVSETQSIGAYIDKHNQLQLAYYVNAMNGNHYSYFGNTTIYSETGPQAELARKDFCVPENRATV; encoded by the coding sequence ATGCTCTCCAACTACCTGACCCTCCTGGCCGGCGCCGCCGCCCTCACAAACGCCATCAGCGTTCCCGACCTCAAGCATAACTACTTCAACGTCACCGACTGCTCCTTCGGCTGCACCTCCGGCTGCTACTACGCCTTCAACGTCACCATCGTGGGCTCCGAGCAGAACCACCCAGCcgtcgacatcatcaccGAATGCCGCGgcaacaccaccgccacctcgTACATCGACTGCACCTTCGTCTCCGAGACCCAGTCGATCGGCGCCTACATCGACAAGCACAaccagctccagctcgccTACTACGTCAACGCGATGAACGGCAATCACTACTCTTACTTTGGCAACACCACGATCTACTCCGAGACTGGACCCCAGGCCGAGCTGGCGAGGAAGGATTTCTGCGTTCCGGAGAACAGGGCTACCGTCTAG